DNA sequence from the Schistocerca americana isolate TAMUIC-IGC-003095 chromosome 2, iqSchAmer2.1, whole genome shotgun sequence genome:
atttgttttgttttattattactcgcgtaacaactaatatgagataaaatatgctgctacgaaaagagccccaaaataccttttagtgatggtGTGCTgggactttctttggatcattaattttcaacaaaacaaaatagattgttcttattgttctggatctggctttctattaaaggaacattttttcgttactgttacTCGccgtaaagttcaacatatcttccttactttatagttattgaaacgGTTagtgaaaattacttcgttatcaatactgatgttacagtacgcaatgattgttcaactcaaaattttgcagtggatttttgttaacagtaaaacaccaataagtacgactaatacgagaacatgagactattgtcataGATAAAGATGTtattactataaggtttgccagaccagaactacgcacagcaagatttcttttatgttatggaggtaaattatctttttgcactgttaaaaatatatcagcagcccgcgtcaacctgtaaaacacatcataaaatctgctgctctgctctgcaattccagaactgaaagaaataatttttattcactattacctgcccgcttctttgcggtatgattgatttcatttaatgcagtttgaatgcgccgcggtggtggctcgttcgttcgtagcgcagctctgtaccacaaataatgtttaaataactgaaaatttcttaaagggatgggataaaataccaggcaagcttattacaaatcataatgcaaggtttcactaagtaactctattcaaaacatttaaacaaataaagttattacacacctttcccaagcgatgtctaatggcgtccctctcacagtcttgacaaaagaatactacgtaagcgtacaatataacgtcacaggctcttcctactcatgTAACAAGAAGACGACAGATAAAttatgttcgttctgtattatttatactagtcacatattctcatctttgtttgatatttaataagtattgtctgtggcggtttcagtactcgccgccagatattatctaaaataaataaaatagtacataattttatacaagaacaaaacgtgacacatattgctttctctttattacataatgtcttttgctaagagacgttacaataggcaactcctcctcctccatagatgaatatcttaacagggactgttaagccagcttaagtaaaaatattttagatttcagttttgacagcagttggtcaCAAcactcaagattaggtattttgtgtatgataaatttattaatagtgcataagaatgtttcattctgacagcatgttaattctgtaaacattagctgttccagtttactgcattgtattcacctattttgacagtcTCCTGACAAGTGGTCAGGTTAGTGAGTAttacaaatattttatgtttttgtgttatACTTTGACATATTCCACACACGCGAGAATCATtgcatttttgggtctatggaaggaAAGCTGATTCTAATCTAGTCTCTTTTGTACATATATTTTTCAGGTATGCAATGATTTTGACTTATTGTCTCACATCAGGTTTGAATTCCACTGTTTTATGTTTCATTACTAAATATTcaataatattaaagaaaaatatttctacaGTGTTTGGGTGAAAGTGCCATACTCTGACACAGTTTTGATCTATAGAAAGCAAGAGTGCTTTCTTGTATATGTTAAGATTGCAAAATAAAGCTCTGTCTTTCATACAGTAGAAATTTttgctaacattttttttttcttttaactagcAATGCCCTTCGGGCAGGTTCCAGTTCTTGAAATTGATGGGAAGAGGACATGGCAGTCTCTTGCTATATGCCGTTACTTAGGCAAGCAGATGGGCTTGGCTGGTGCTAATGATTGGGAAGATCTCCAGATTGATATGGCTATTGATACAGTAACAGACCTAAGACTGAGTAAGTTATGTTTCTTTACACTGAAgccatttgtttttgtatttacattTACATATGTAAGAAGACTCCTGCCTGAAATATAAACACCAAAATGAGTAAATACAGTCAATTGTGCACCATTCAGTGGAGATTGACTGATGGATAAATGTAAACAAGATGCCAAACACCATAGTTCAACCTCTGAAGtatcacactttaaattttctaAAGACATAAATTTGCCCAGCAAAAATGACACTATGCAGTAATCTGTGATTTTAAAGAAACATTTGAGCTGTGACTGAGATGATGATCAGTGAGTATGTTCTCCATTGTAAAAATAAAATGATTCATTTTTGTAGTTGCGTATTTTTTAGATAAAAATAACCAAGTATCtgccaaaattaattttatttaatgttgGATTATTTTTGTAGAAATAGCAAATTATTCATATGAGACTGATGAAGCTGTGAAGGAGAAGAAAAAAGAACCCctcttcaatgaaactctaccATTTTTATTGCCAAGACTTGATAATCTGGTGAAGGAAAATGGAGGTTATCTGGCAAATGGCAAGGTGAGCTGAACAATATTGAAATTTGTGGAGTAGTGATACTGATTAAAGTGCGGTAATCTTAAAAATGGTAGTTATCTTCAGGTGCATTCAGACAGAGATGGTTGTCAACAATAACTCAGTCACATCCAATTAAATTGCTAAgtcacaaaaactgaaaaagaaatctaATAGCATATATGAAATTGTATAATACTTACATCTGCATTCAGATCAAGAAACACTAGTTCACAATTTTAATACTACATAAAAAAAGTAATTTAACAAACTGAACTAAGGCTTTTACTATGCTAAGGAGGGTATTTAGTATTTGTGGCTAACTAGCTGTTGCACACATTGTTTTCCAGAATTGCAAGAATTTTTCAAAATCATGATTTAAATTGCTAGGAATTATGAAGTTGATAAATTCTTTTGAAAGAATGTTGGGTAATATTTTGTACTTCACTGACTTGTTTTGCAACTGACCACGATTTTGATATAAGATATGTTATGCTGCAGTGTTAATGTGAAATCTTTGCTTTCAGCTCTCATGGGCAGATCTGTATTTCATAGCTATATTGGACTACCTGAACTTTATGGTTGGATTTGATCTAACAAAAGATTATCCAAACCTTGCTGCACTTAAGAATAAAGTACATGAAATACCGGCTATTAAAGAGTGGGTTGACAAGAGACCAAAATCCGACATGTGAATtcagtctgttttatttaaaagataTGTTCCTTGTTTATAATACTGAATTATTTGTTCATTAAATTTTTCTAGAATGTCTTATTAAAACTGTGATAAACACTTTTGTATTTGCAAAAAAAGTACAGTAAAGTTTCTTATTAAATTGAATATCTTTTAcgtgcctggaaatgtttcatatgTGTGAATTATGTTCAAAAGCTATGTGGAAACAGATCTGTACACTCACAACCCACTGTCTTGACAGACTGAAAGATGATAAATAAGATTCATGACAGGACCTGTTACTTCTAATCCTCCTGTTCTCAATGTTAATGAAGAT
Encoded proteins:
- the LOC124595837 gene encoding glutathione S-transferase-like; translated protein: MAPKYKLTYFPIMALGEPIRFLLSYGKAEFEDERCESEKWPSVKESMPFGQVPVLEIDGKRTWQSLAICRYLGKQMGLAGANDWEDLQIDMAIDTVTDLRLKIANYSYETDEAVKEKKKEPLFNETLPFLLPRLDNLVKENGGYLANGKLSWADLYFIAILDYLNFMVGFDLTKDYPNLAALKNKVHEIPAIKEWVDKRPKSDM